A genomic window from Leptospira broomii serovar Hurstbridge str. 5399 includes:
- a CDS encoding pepsin/retropepsin-like aspartic protease family protein, which produces MRRFFFTDRFYRVKDDKLVDAAKIFLSSAFEFSLFAIFLFPLSSCLPIRLSELLPEYTRMEEAPGGKWLRLPLHNVDHLPVLEFSLTEGAEPIRFLLDTGSFASFLAEEHVPKNSPTKVLSASFPGGSIRSVRRIHSSNLFFRGGHIPGEIEFYSHTFPPELRIQGLLGMNAFLGHIVLLELPKRISFWKSEESRPAPGFPEDNLFHLQIRSGQPLAFILRPPGINMEAWVLDTGAKYTAMEWGGAEELQYAEGAETMVFNFGGGRLSARTRIFKPFCPVFVKKMGEATEFCLSELEVFPGGIPPDAISRDFNKGIRGILGRNWLENYRILLDTKRSLIGIVGKETGAGHE; this is translated from the coding sequence ATGAGAAGATTTTTTTTTACGGATCGTTTTTATCGAGTTAAAGACGATAAGCTTGTCGATGCCGCAAAGATTTTTTTGAGTTCTGCCTTCGAATTTTCTCTCTTCGCGATATTTCTTTTTCCGCTCTCATCCTGCCTTCCGATCCGGCTCTCGGAATTACTTCCGGAATATACGCGTATGGAAGAGGCTCCGGGGGGAAAATGGTTACGCCTTCCGTTACACAACGTGGATCATTTACCTGTTTTGGAATTTTCACTAACCGAGGGCGCGGAGCCGATTCGATTTCTGCTGGATACCGGTTCGTTTGCATCCTTCTTGGCGGAAGAGCATGTTCCCAAGAATTCTCCTACGAAAGTTTTAAGCGCTAGTTTTCCCGGTGGTAGTATTCGATCCGTACGAAGAATTCATTCTTCCAATCTTTTTTTTAGAGGAGGCCACATTCCCGGTGAAATCGAATTTTACTCTCACACCTTTCCGCCCGAATTAAGAATCCAGGGTCTGCTCGGGATGAATGCATTTTTGGGTCATATCGTTCTTCTAGAATTACCGAAGCGGATTTCTTTCTGGAAGTCCGAGGAGTCTAGGCCGGCTCCGGGATTTCCTGAGGATAATCTTTTTCATCTTCAAATTCGGTCAGGTCAACCTTTGGCTTTTATTCTTAGGCCTCCGGGTATTAATATGGAGGCTTGGGTCTTGGATACCGGGGCAAAATATACCGCTATGGAATGGGGAGGGGCCGAAGAGCTTCAGTATGCGGAAGGAGCCGAAACGATGGTATTCAATTTCGGAGGAGGACGTTTATCCGCTCGAACCAGAATTTTTAAGCCTTTTTGCCCGGTCTTCGTAAAAAAAATGGGAGAAGCGACCGAGTTTTGTTTATCCGAATTGGAAGTATTTCCCGGTGGAATTCCTCCCGATGCGATTTCACGCGATTTCAATAAGGGGATTCGAGGAATCCTGGGTCGAAATTGGCTAGAAAACTACCGAATTCTTTTGGACACAAAACGGAGTCTTATTGGTATAGTAGGAAAGGAAACGGGTGCAGGTCATGAGTAA
- the mnmA gene encoding tRNA 2-thiouridine(34) synthase MnmA: MSKGKIIVAMSGGVDSAVTAGLLMEEGYEVIGVNLRTWEYEAPACDTTKKSCCSPEDIRDARDVGLSLNIPFYVIKMEKLFQEKVIDRFVSDYKDGKTPNPCVECNTFVKFGALFEKAKALGIDKIATGHYSKVVEVDGRYAIADAIDQNKNQAYYLYGLSQENLKNVLFPLGGMTKPEVRDIARRMGLPVAEKAESQEICFIPENDYRKFLARKNVDFTPGFFKLRDGRIVGKHSGKENFTIGQRKGLGIAWKNPLYVLSIEDDGTVILGEDRETFVESFLVEDLNFQAWSPLRSGQEEECRVQVRYRSRPILAKIRQEEDFAIRVFPIEDVKGVAPGQSAIFYPRNENYLLAGGIIRKGSIQTIERILEGTDETREIGAAVLP; this comes from the coding sequence ATGAGTAAAGGGAAGATCATCGTAGCAATGAGCGGCGGGGTGGATAGCGCCGTAACTGCGGGACTCCTTATGGAAGAAGGTTATGAGGTCATCGGAGTGAACCTTCGAACCTGGGAATACGAAGCTCCTGCATGCGATACGACCAAAAAATCCTGCTGTTCACCGGAAGATATTCGGGACGCGAGAGACGTGGGTCTTTCTCTAAACATTCCTTTTTACGTAATCAAGATGGAAAAGCTTTTTCAAGAAAAAGTGATCGATCGTTTTGTGAGCGATTATAAGGACGGAAAGACTCCGAATCCTTGCGTAGAATGTAATACTTTCGTAAAGTTCGGAGCTTTATTCGAAAAAGCTAAAGCGTTAGGAATCGATAAGATCGCGACCGGTCATTATTCTAAGGTAGTAGAAGTCGACGGGAGATACGCGATTGCGGATGCGATCGACCAAAATAAAAATCAAGCGTATTACCTATACGGACTTTCCCAAGAAAATTTAAAGAACGTATTATTTCCGTTAGGTGGAATGACGAAGCCGGAAGTACGGGATATCGCAAGAAGGATGGGCTTGCCTGTTGCAGAAAAAGCCGAATCTCAGGAAATATGTTTTATTCCTGAAAACGATTATAGAAAGTTTTTGGCCCGCAAAAATGTGGACTTTACTCCGGGGTTCTTTAAGCTTCGAGACGGCAGAATCGTAGGAAAACATTCGGGAAAAGAAAATTTTACCATCGGCCAGCGCAAAGGCCTTGGAATCGCGTGGAAAAATCCCTTGTACGTTCTATCCATCGAGGATGATGGAACGGTAATTTTAGGAGAAGATAGGGAAACATTCGTAGAATCGTTTCTCGTCGAAGATTTGAATTTTCAAGCCTGGTCTCCGTTACGATCCGGTCAGGAAGAAGAATGTCGAGTGCAAGTTCGCTATCGTTCTCGACCGATTCTCGCTAAGATCAGACAGGAAGAGGATTTTGCGATTCGCGTATTCCCGATAGAGGACGTTAAAGGCGTAGCTCCCGGACAATCGGCGATATTCTATCCTAGGAATGAAAACTATTTATTGGCCGGCGGAATTATTCGAAAAGGTAGCATTCAAACTATCGAAAGGATCCTTGAGGGAACCGACGAAACTCGGGAAATTGGAGCAGCCGTTCTTCCGTGA
- a CDS encoding alpha-hydroxy-acid oxidizing protein translates to MSRKVAGKTILIVGGGLLQVPIIQTAKTMQLRTIVADMNPEAPGLKICDLPLVMSTKDIEGMVRESKKLATTIKVDGVITAGTDASMTVAAVSNALDLPGIRFIDAEAASNKVKMRERLKKAGVPIPGFAAIWSIQDTRDALEFLKFPLVMKPADNMGARGVVKVNNREELQAAFKHAKKYSPTGEMILEEYMPGPEVSVDALAWDGNYAITGIADRIIEREPYFIEMGHNMPSALSESVLKEIEDVMFRGMKALGIRRGAGKGDIKVTPDGVKIGEIAARLSGGFMSAFTFPLSSGINLNRAAILIALGEEPDNLEPLYKRVSIERALLAPKGKLLAIEGFEEAKKIDGVTDIFLLHKIGDIIPEPTNNIEKTGHVIITADTLSEAEKIFESVRSSVRFTCDELYSVSEKEIAQNARIRFGKEICWVCKVCDGTDCASGVPGMGGVGRMLTFQDNINALAEYAILPRYIREHVRASTEIEFLGQKLSTSIMAAPMTGAITNMNGAMDEYTLAYTLLEGCIASGTIAWLGDGASPEKYLVMLEALSKVNGKGILICKPREDEGLLKERFLEAEEKGIIALGMDIDAVNFKTMVQKKIPSITRNLETLSRIRSLTKLPFILKGIMTPEDARLAVDAGADAIVVSNHGGRVLDDMPGTARVLSSIRDSISTKIHISVDGGVRSGTDAFKMHALGADTVLVGRPMAISAVGGGVAGVRFLIGQYTETLVQAMNTVGASKISEIKREFIFKKKEEEPVK, encoded by the coding sequence GTGAGTAGGAAAGTCGCAGGCAAAACCATCCTGATAGTGGGTGGGGGCCTCTTACAGGTTCCCATCATACAGACCGCAAAGACAATGCAGCTTCGGACGATCGTCGCTGATATGAATCCCGAGGCCCCAGGATTAAAGATTTGTGATCTTCCTTTGGTAATGTCCACTAAGGATATCGAAGGAATGGTGCGCGAATCCAAAAAGTTAGCGACGACGATCAAAGTCGACGGCGTCATTACGGCGGGAACCGATGCGAGTATGACGGTTGCCGCAGTCTCCAATGCGCTGGACCTTCCCGGAATCCGCTTCATAGACGCGGAGGCGGCATCCAATAAGGTAAAGATGCGAGAGCGGCTTAAAAAGGCCGGGGTTCCGATTCCGGGTTTTGCGGCTATTTGGAGCATTCAGGATACTAGAGATGCATTAGAGTTTTTGAAATTTCCATTAGTGATGAAACCCGCAGATAATATGGGCGCCCGCGGAGTGGTAAAAGTCAATAATCGCGAAGAACTACAGGCCGCTTTTAAACATGCTAAGAAATATTCTCCGACCGGAGAAATGATCTTAGAAGAATACATGCCCGGTCCCGAAGTATCGGTCGATGCCCTGGCTTGGGACGGGAACTATGCCATCACCGGAATCGCCGACCGAATCATCGAGCGGGAACCGTACTTTATAGAAATGGGCCATAATATGCCCTCCGCACTTTCCGAATCCGTTTTAAAAGAAATCGAAGACGTTATGTTTCGAGGTATGAAGGCGCTCGGCATTCGTAGGGGCGCAGGTAAGGGGGATATAAAAGTAACTCCGGATGGAGTGAAGATCGGCGAAATCGCCGCTAGATTATCGGGCGGTTTCATGTCGGCATTTACTTTTCCTCTATCAAGCGGGATCAATTTGAATCGAGCCGCGATCCTGATAGCTCTAGGGGAAGAACCGGATAATCTAGAACCTTTATATAAGCGGGTTTCGATCGAAAGGGCATTACTTGCGCCAAAAGGAAAACTTCTTGCGATCGAAGGATTCGAAGAAGCCAAGAAAATCGACGGAGTGACCGATATTTTTCTGCTTCACAAAATCGGAGATATCATTCCGGAACCGACGAATAATATCGAGAAGACTGGACATGTTATCATCACTGCGGACACGTTAAGCGAAGCGGAAAAAATTTTCGAGTCGGTCCGTTCTTCGGTTCGGTTCACTTGCGACGAACTTTATTCCGTTTCCGAAAAAGAAATCGCCCAAAATGCGAGAATCAGATTCGGAAAGGAAATTTGTTGGGTTTGTAAAGTTTGCGACGGAACCGATTGCGCGTCCGGGGTTCCCGGAATGGGCGGAGTCGGAAGAATGCTTACGTTCCAGGATAATATAAATGCTCTTGCGGAATATGCAATTCTTCCCCGCTATATTCGCGAGCATGTGCGCGCATCCACGGAGATAGAATTCTTAGGGCAAAAACTTTCCACATCGATAATGGCGGCTCCGATGACCGGAGCGATCACCAATATGAACGGGGCAATGGATGAATACACCCTTGCATACACTCTATTGGAGGGTTGTATCGCCTCCGGCACCATTGCATGGTTAGGCGACGGCGCTAGTCCGGAAAAATATCTGGTAATGTTGGAAGCCTTGTCGAAAGTCAACGGAAAGGGAATTCTAATCTGCAAACCTAGAGAAGATGAAGGGTTATTGAAGGAACGCTTCCTGGAGGCCGAAGAAAAAGGAATCATCGCTTTAGGCATGGATATCGATGCGGTAAATTTTAAAACGATGGTTCAAAAGAAAATTCCTTCGATTACTCGAAACTTAGAGACCCTTTCTCGAATCAGGTCCTTAACCAAACTTCCATTTATTCTAAAAGGCATTATGACTCCGGAAGACGCTCGCCTGGCAGTGGATGCGGGAGCCGACGCTATTGTGGTTTCCAATCACGGAGGAAGAGTGCTCGACGATATGCCTGGAACAGCCAGAGTGCTTTCCTCGATTCGGGACTCTATAAGTACGAAAATTCATATTTCGGTCGATGGCGGCGTTAGAAGCGGAACGGATGCTTTTAAAATGCATGCATTGGGTGCCGATACTGTTTTGGTAGGAAGGCCGATGGCAATTTCCGCCGTAGGAGGGGGAGTTGCCGGTGTTCGATTCCTGATCGGACAATATACCGAAACTTTAGTTCAAGCTATGAATACTGTCGGCGCTTCCAAAATTTCCGAGATTAAACGTGAATTCATTTTTAAGAAGAAAGAAGAAGAGCCGGTAAAATAG
- a CDS encoding PilZ domain-containing protein, giving the protein MDKTVKEADALGKILQTLFTRLPVSVDIKGRSYPVKIVGIKDDLFLLVSVPGKPTNEKIRILFLTHNYHFFHGVFTVEGRNENNGLELLRVQAVKVSEAKRAQGRIEFENANGEPIVIYNIINQQHLRKSLGFVDKSVDEIIQRHSKKIKESYNDSLVYFSDRMDNRLRIMYNFEQSIYIIDRHDRSSGGVNFVPMEEYLKLISLNKIESRFVSEICVLIRYKNYTPLGYIQVLSEKPMNTEDYNKITLFSAAISREVISSGFFQESKEKCQVEDISRNGLGFFHQQSIFFSRSFAVGETLLFDLQLNRELKGTFRAVIRNIANTDRMFRVGCQFFNLNPREEEILNQFVDSKLGKDGGKQAPSSEEKNTEDGSAESASSGELVQEEVSAVGSPGAKKIGTESEPEGIVPEIPHSEPDGSIIEEIPEMGFDSGEKI; this is encoded by the coding sequence TTGGATAAAACGGTAAAGGAAGCCGATGCATTGGGGAAAATTCTCCAGACACTGTTTACACGCCTTCCCGTATCCGTAGATATTAAGGGGCGTTCCTATCCTGTAAAAATCGTTGGAATCAAGGATGATCTTTTTCTCCTGGTTTCCGTTCCCGGCAAACCTACTAACGAGAAGATCCGAATCCTCTTTCTTACTCATAACTACCATTTTTTCCACGGAGTTTTTACCGTCGAAGGGCGCAACGAAAACAACGGTCTGGAGCTGCTTAGAGTCCAGGCAGTAAAAGTATCCGAGGCTAAGAGGGCCCAGGGAAGGATCGAATTTGAAAACGCAAATGGAGAACCGATAGTTATTTATAATATCATCAATCAGCAACACTTAAGAAAATCACTGGGCTTTGTGGATAAGTCAGTTGATGAAATTATCCAAAGGCATTCCAAAAAAATCAAAGAAAGCTATAACGATTCATTGGTGTATTTTTCGGATCGAATGGATAACCGGCTCAGGATCATGTATAATTTCGAGCAGTCCATTTATATTATCGATCGTCATGATAGAAGTTCGGGAGGGGTCAATTTTGTTCCGATGGAAGAGTATCTGAAACTGATCTCCTTAAATAAAATCGAATCCCGTTTTGTTTCCGAAATTTGCGTATTGATACGATATAAAAATTATACGCCGCTAGGGTATATTCAAGTGCTTTCGGAAAAACCGATGAATACGGAAGATTATAATAAGATTACCCTTTTCTCGGCTGCGATTTCAAGGGAAGTGATTAGTTCGGGCTTTTTCCAAGAGTCGAAAGAAAAATGCCAAGTGGAAGACATCAGCAGGAATGGACTCGGTTTTTTTCATCAGCAATCCATCTTCTTTTCCCGAAGTTTTGCCGTCGGCGAAACTTTGTTATTCGATTTGCAATTGAATCGAGAACTTAAGGGAACGTTTCGCGCTGTGATTCGAAATATAGCTAATACGGATCGAATGTTTCGGGTCGGTTGTCAGTTCTTCAATTTAAACCCAAGAGAAGAGGAAATCTTAAATCAATTTGTGGATTCCAAACTTGGAAAGGACGGCGGTAAGCAAGCCCCAAGTTCCGAGGAAAAGAATACGGAGGATGGATCGGCCGAATCCGCTAGCTCAGGGGAGTTGGTTCAGGAGGAAGTTTCGGCGGTGGGCTCTCCGGGCGCAAAAAAAATCGGAACCGAATCAGAACCAGAAGGGATAGTTCCTGAAATTCCCCATTCCGAACCGGACGGTTCAATCATCGAGGAAATTCCCGAAATGGGATTCGATTCCGGAGAGAAGATCTGA
- a CDS encoding RluA family pseudouridine synthase, with protein MDLFLAKRFTYLSRSSWKKHLSDGNILLDGKPCKASHILREGEEVEYLPSDFPEPSVDTRFSLLYDEERFFAVNKSGDLPVHAAGRYRKNNLVDILESDGRFGRPYLVNRLDRETSGIVLFGKDAETASRLASFFSTRKVHKIYTSLVWGNFPKRLTASGWLGPDAESKIRKKRAFYYSTDSRVPQIPTADWETSSTDFRLVGGGFLDGKRFSRILCFPKTGRNHQIRATLYSLGFPLIGDKLYGVDETVFLDFIEGKQPNLIDRLGRERQALHAISLKFPHPYFKKRINIFSPIPEDMRA; from the coding sequence TTGGATCTCTTCCTTGCAAAACGATTTACATATCTTTCCCGTTCTAGTTGGAAAAAGCATTTGTCCGACGGAAACATACTTCTGGATGGGAAACCCTGTAAGGCATCGCATATCTTAAGGGAAGGAGAAGAAGTCGAATATCTTCCATCCGATTTTCCCGAACCTAGCGTGGATACTCGCTTTTCTCTCCTCTACGATGAAGAACGTTTTTTTGCCGTTAATAAATCCGGAGATCTGCCGGTTCATGCTGCGGGACGGTATCGAAAGAATAATCTTGTGGATATCCTGGAATCGGATGGAAGATTCGGACGACCCTACTTGGTAAATCGTCTGGATCGTGAAACGTCCGGAATCGTTCTATTCGGTAAAGATGCGGAAACCGCTTCCCGTTTAGCTTCTTTCTTTTCGACTCGGAAGGTGCATAAAATATACACTAGTCTGGTTTGGGGGAATTTTCCGAAACGGCTTACCGCCTCCGGCTGGCTAGGTCCGGATGCCGAATCTAAAATTCGAAAAAAAAGGGCATTCTATTATTCGACCGATTCTAGGGTTCCGCAGATACCAACGGCAGATTGGGAGACTAGTAGCACGGACTTTCGATTGGTAGGCGGAGGTTTTTTAGATGGAAAGCGTTTTTCCCGAATTCTTTGCTTTCCAAAAACGGGTAGAAACCATCAAATTCGAGCGACTCTCTATTCTCTCGGATTTCCGTTAATCGGAGATAAGCTCTACGGAGTTGACGAAACGGTATTTTTGGATTTTATAGAGGGTAAGCAACCGAATTTGATCGATCGACTCGGGAGAGAGAGACAGGCTTTGCATGCAATATCCTTAAAGTTTCCGCATCCTTATTTTAAAAAGCGGATAAATATTTTCTCTCCTATCCCCGAGGATATGCGTGCATGA
- the nhaC gene encoding Na+/H+ antiporter NhaC, whose protein sequence is MNREGPGLVISLIPFAFLVLTLTGAGFVFGRGIAEGPAQILLFSAAALSAGISRLRGIPWERLEETVLDSMRNVLQPILILLLIGALIGIWIRSGIVPGLIVWGLELLRPSVFLPSALVLSSVVSLATGSSWSTAGTVGVALVGVGAALGIPLGMVAGAIVSGAYFGDKLSPFSETTNLASSITGVPLISHIRNMSRTTVPLFLFCLVAFTALGLGLSLGTGETSVAVQPVVSALRSGWAIGWYLLIPPFLTFFMIYLRVSAVPALFIGILSGAVLALFTQADLYGHQGDWRTAISTAFQKLLLAASEGTKVKTGQSVVDDLLSRGGMSSMLSTVWLILSAMFYAGTMEGGGMTKTIADFILKRVKTNGSLFSSTVFTCIGVNLLCADQYLAIVVPGKMFHEAYLRRGIDPRNLSRVLEDSGTMTSALVPWNSCGSFMAAALGVPTLVYLPYAFLNLLSPLLSLVTGWWRLGWAGKIPANETSSSS, encoded by the coding sequence ATGAATCGAGAGGGACCCGGACTCGTAATCTCTTTAATTCCTTTTGCTTTTTTGGTTTTGACCTTAACGGGGGCAGGATTCGTTTTCGGCCGCGGCATTGCGGAAGGGCCTGCACAGATTCTTTTGTTTAGCGCGGCGGCACTCTCTGCCGGAATTTCCAGACTACGAGGAATTCCCTGGGAACGACTTGAAGAAACCGTATTAGATTCTATGCGAAACGTTCTTCAGCCGATTCTAATTCTATTATTAATCGGAGCCTTAATCGGGATATGGATTCGATCCGGTATCGTTCCGGGATTAATCGTTTGGGGTTTGGAGCTACTCCGCCCTTCGGTCTTTTTGCCGTCGGCGTTAGTACTTTCTTCGGTCGTTTCCTTAGCGACAGGAAGTTCCTGGTCGACGGCCGGCACTGTCGGCGTTGCTTTGGTCGGAGTCGGGGCCGCGCTAGGAATTCCCTTAGGAATGGTAGCCGGCGCCATCGTTTCGGGCGCATACTTCGGAGACAAACTTTCCCCTTTTTCCGAAACTACGAATCTGGCGTCCTCCATCACCGGGGTTCCCTTAATATCACATATTCGTAATATGTCCAGGACAACGGTTCCGCTTTTTTTATTCTGTTTAGTTGCGTTTACCGCACTCGGACTCGGGCTTAGTCTCGGAACGGGCGAAACTTCCGTCGCCGTTCAGCCCGTAGTAAGCGCATTACGCTCGGGATGGGCAATCGGTTGGTATCTTCTCATTCCGCCTTTCTTGACGTTTTTCATGATTTACCTTAGAGTCTCCGCGGTGCCGGCTTTGTTTATAGGAATCCTTTCCGGCGCAGTTTTGGCTCTCTTTACTCAAGCCGATCTATACGGACATCAGGGGGATTGGAGAACCGCGATATCCACCGCATTTCAAAAACTTCTATTAGCTGCTTCGGAAGGAACGAAGGTAAAAACGGGACAATCGGTCGTCGACGATTTATTGTCCCGAGGAGGAATGTCTTCCATGCTCTCCACTGTATGGTTGATTTTATCGGCTATGTTTTACGCCGGAACAATGGAGGGCGGGGGAATGACTAAAACGATAGCCGATTTCATTTTAAAAAGGGTAAAAACGAATGGCTCACTTTTTTCGAGTACGGTATTTACCTGCATCGGCGTCAATTTACTTTGTGCAGACCAATATTTAGCGATCGTTGTGCCCGGAAAAATGTTCCATGAGGCCTATCTGAGGAGAGGGATCGATCCTAGAAACCTATCGCGAGTATTGGAAGACTCAGGAACGATGACTTCCGCTTTAGTTCCCTGGAATTCTTGCGGCTCTTTTATGGCTGCTGCTTTGGGAGTGCCTACTCTCGTATATCTTCCCTACGCGTTTTTGAATTTACTTTCACCGCTTCTTTCCTTAGTAACTGGTTGGTGGCGTTTGGGTTGGGCGGGAAAAATTCCTGCTAATGAAACTAGCTCAAGTTCTTAA
- a CDS encoding PLDc N-terminal domain-containing protein yields MSIHKKHVRLLPWLGLLVFGILLGGFISSCSKDGGTEGFAHIVMVDNAFSPPMQRIPIGGVIEFVNTGANPHNAISVDRSWSTEKSYGNLAMPRGAKVKVTFPKEGVFPYFCSFHASPDGKQGMVGDIVVGNIPFNPAAKAGKSWKSVETFSGVTRKVPQVYPTIQNAVDASSPGDLVLISEGVYYEEVVVTTPSITLRGTDRNKVILDGQFQRGNGVIVVGANGVAIENMTARNATLNGFFWTGVKGYRGSYLTAYNNGDYGIYAFDSSNGVLEHSYASGSPDSGIYVGQCYPCRAILYDLISENSALGYSGTNAGGDLYIISSIWRNNIVGLAPNSLDRELLPPERETTILNNLIYDNNNLSAPYKALEYPSYGTGVLIAGGLRNVIKSNIIIGHDNFGVAILPNLDENFWLSHSNIVEENVIHSSGLGDLSLNGPISIGNCFSKNKFQTSIPPLLEKISSCDGGIRIPAGGELLPTYNILSLMVDATLGRFKSGDWKSQPVPPLQTNIPGGVGAPVKPAIHPYEDFGLDLKKVVLPEESKKILAERKPKFGNVLGSLSLPRPLDFQALLFRWFGYILPMLLYVCLTSLSVADLIYLHPGRPNRFGWLAFIAFVPYLGGASYLLFGKSEIPKWLRHTLLGTGFGFSLGFLIILAGIVVGSVGG; encoded by the coding sequence ATGTCGATTCACAAGAAACACGTCAGGCTGCTTCCCTGGCTAGGACTATTAGTCTTTGGGATTCTACTAGGAGGATTTATTTCTTCCTGTAGCAAGGACGGGGGGACGGAAGGTTTCGCACACATAGTGATGGTGGATAATGCCTTCTCGCCGCCAATGCAAAGGATCCCGATCGGCGGGGTGATCGAGTTTGTGAATACCGGAGCCAATCCTCACAATGCGATCAGCGTGGATCGATCCTGGTCAACAGAAAAGTCATACGGTAATTTGGCGATGCCCAGGGGGGCAAAGGTAAAGGTTACGTTTCCTAAAGAGGGAGTGTTTCCTTATTTTTGTTCCTTTCACGCTTCTCCCGACGGAAAGCAGGGAATGGTGGGGGATATAGTAGTCGGTAATATTCCGTTCAATCCGGCGGCTAAGGCGGGAAAATCCTGGAAGTCCGTCGAAACTTTTTCGGGTGTGACTCGCAAAGTTCCACAAGTTTATCCTACGATTCAAAACGCAGTCGATGCCTCGTCTCCGGGTGATCTCGTATTGATAAGCGAAGGAGTGTACTACGAAGAGGTAGTCGTAACTACGCCTTCGATTACTCTACGCGGAACGGACCGGAATAAGGTTATCTTAGACGGACAATTCCAACGCGGGAACGGAGTGATCGTAGTAGGAGCAAACGGCGTTGCAATTGAAAATATGACTGCCAGAAACGCCACTCTAAACGGCTTTTTTTGGACAGGAGTCAAAGGTTATCGGGGTTCTTATTTAACAGCGTACAATAACGGAGACTATGGAATCTATGCGTTCGATTCTAGTAACGGAGTACTAGAGCATTCGTATGCTTCCGGATCTCCAGATTCCGGAATTTACGTTGGACAATGTTATCCTTGTCGTGCGATTTTATATGACTTAATTTCGGAGAACAGTGCGTTGGGATATTCCGGTACGAATGCGGGAGGAGATTTATACATAATAAGTTCCATCTGGAGAAATAATATTGTAGGGCTCGCACCTAATTCTCTCGATCGGGAGTTACTCCCTCCGGAGCGGGAAACTACGATTCTAAACAATTTAATTTACGATAATAATAATCTTAGCGCTCCGTATAAGGCTTTGGAATATCCTTCGTACGGAACAGGCGTCCTGATAGCCGGAGGACTAAGGAACGTAATTAAGAGTAACATAATTATCGGGCACGATAATTTCGGAGTAGCAATTCTACCCAATCTGGACGAGAATTTCTGGCTATCCCATTCAAATATCGTGGAAGAAAACGTGATTCATTCTTCGGGATTGGGAGACTTGAGCCTGAACGGACCTATAAGCATAGGCAATTGTTTTTCCAAAAATAAATTTCAAACTTCCATTCCTCCTTTGTTGGAAAAAATCTCCTCTTGTGACGGTGGAATTCGGATCCCGGCCGGGGGAGAATTATTACCGACTTATAATATTCTTTCCCTTATGGTGGACGCTACACTAGGACGTTTCAAAAGCGGGGATTGGAAAAGCCAACCGGTCCCGCCTCTCCAGACAAATATTCCCGGTGGAGTCGGAGCGCCGGTAAAACCTGCGATTCATCCGTACGAAGATTTCGGATTGGATTTGAAGAAGGTCGTTCTTCCAGAAGAGTCCAAGAAAATACTCGCCGAACGGAAACCTAAATTCGGAAACGTTCTAGGAAGTTTGTCTTTACCGAGGCCTCTGGATTTTCAAGCGTTACTTTTCCGTTGGTTCGGTTATATTCTTCCGATGCTATTGTACGTTTGTTTAACCAGCTTGAGCGTTGCGGATTTAATTTACTTGCATCCCGGAAGGCCGAATCGATTCGGATGGCTCGCCTTTATCGCTTTTGTACCGTATCTCGGAGGCGCCTCCTATCTTTTATTCGGAAAGAGCGAAATTCCCAAATGGCTGAGACACACTTTGTTGGGAACAGGTTTCGGCTTTAGCCTGGGTTTCTTGATAATTTTGGCGGGAATCGTAGTCGGCAGCGTTGGCGGGTGA
- a CDS encoding PLDc N-terminal domain-containing protein has product MNTNEIFEPGFFTLLFNFYGYYLPYILFALWASLALVDLARREDVTPKQGSLWTAAIVVIPLLGAGAYHIFGGSKIPDWAKKSLVYGGGGLLILVILVSSLAKF; this is encoded by the coding sequence ATGAATACAAATGAAATTTTTGAACCCGGGTTTTTTACGCTTCTATTTAATTTTTACGGTTATTATCTTCCCTACATACTTTTCGCGTTATGGGCTTCCTTGGCTCTCGTCGATTTAGCCAGAAGGGAGGATGTCACTCCTAAACAAGGAAGTTTATGGACAGCTGCAATCGTAGTAATTCCGCTTTTGGGCGCCGGGGCATATCATATCTTCGGCGGATCTAAAATACCGGATTGGGCCAAGAAGTCTCTGGTTTACGGGGGAGGAGGGCTGCTGATTTTAGTGATCCTTGTCTCCTCGTTGGCAAAATTTTAA